From Salinicoccus roseus, one genomic window encodes:
- a CDS encoding ThiF family adenylyltransferase, giving the protein MERYSRQMLYNKIGVEGQRLIASRTVLIVGTGALGSLSGELLARAGVGKLILIDRDYVEYSNLQRQTLYTEKDADEKKPKVIAAKERLLEIRPDLEIDAHIAHCDGPLLEDLAEEADLLLDGTDNFDTRLLINDVAYKYGKPWVYAACVEASYSSCGFVPGATPCYRCLVPVLPTTTLTCDTAGIIAPAVQMAVAEQVTTALKILTEQYEAPFYMRIGNVWDMDHMKYRIDGMKEASCETCGEAPTYPALDMKADVAMRLCGRDTVQVMDDRITEAAVDHAVGRLGTKVNRTPYFQEFQYDGYRFVCFRNGRLLIHGLDEMNKAKTLVNQLFG; this is encoded by the coding sequence ATGGAACGTTATTCGAGACAGATGCTATACAATAAAATAGGAGTGGAAGGACAGCGCCTCATCGCGTCCCGTACGGTACTCATCGTCGGGACCGGGGCGCTTGGTTCTCTTTCGGGTGAATTGCTGGCACGTGCCGGGGTAGGGAAGCTCATACTGATCGACCGTGATTATGTGGAGTACTCCAACCTGCAGCGCCAGACGCTGTACACGGAAAAGGATGCAGACGAGAAGAAACCGAAAGTGATTGCAGCCAAGGAAAGGCTGCTGGAAATACGTCCGGATCTTGAAATCGACGCCCACATCGCACATTGTGACGGGCCGCTGCTTGAAGATCTCGCAGAGGAGGCGGATCTTCTTCTGGATGGCACCGATAATTTCGATACACGCCTTCTGATCAATGATGTGGCCTACAAGTACGGCAAGCCATGGGTGTACGCGGCATGTGTGGAGGCTTCCTACAGCAGCTGCGGTTTCGTCCCGGGGGCGACGCCCTGCTACCGCTGCCTCGTGCCGGTGCTGCCGACGACCACATTGACATGCGATACAGCCGGCATCATCGCGCCGGCTGTCCAGATGGCAGTGGCCGAACAGGTCACCACAGCGCTGAAGATATTGACGGAACAGTACGAAGCGCCATTCTACATGCGTATCGGGAATGTATGGGATATGGATCATATGAAATACCGCATCGACGGTATGAAGGAGGCATCCTGCGAAACATGCGGGGAAGCCCCGACCTACCCGGCCCTTGATATGAAGGCTGATGTGGCGATGCGCCTGTGCGGGAGGGATACGGTCCAGGTGATGGATGACCGGATCACCGAAGCAGCGGTGGATCATGCGGTAGGCCGTCTTGGCACGAAGGTGAACCGGACTCCGTATTTCCAGGAATTCCAGTATGACGGCTACCGGTTCGTATGTTTCAGGAATGGGCGGCTCTTGATTCATGGACTGGATGAAATGAACAAGGCGAAAACACTCGTCAACCAACTGTTTGGCTAG
- a CDS encoding nitrate/nitrite transporter has product MNEKMGKKQLILHTFSLLAGFMVWTLLAPLFPEIVKDIPEAAEQQALIVALPVILGSVLRIPFGIFANKTGARTVFLFSFIFLLIPVFYLSIASTVTDLMIAAVFLGIGGATFSIGVTSLPKYYPKEKHGFVNGVYGMGNIGTAVTSFGAPALALAFGGWQAAVQTYLVVLALFAILQFIFGDKQEKKVNLPLAKQFKEVIRDYKFYFFNLWYFITFGAFVAFGLFLPSFLTNEELFGLTTLDAGVRTAVFIIIATLLRPVGGMIGDKFNALHALIITFVGLAISGLLLAFTYNFIFLFTVGSLLAAVCAGIGNGLVFKFVPTYFSKQAGISNGFVAMMGGLGGFFPPIVIDQTHNLTGSYALGFILLAVFCIIALFTMFYMNSNLKKNELA; this is encoded by the coding sequence ATGAATGAAAAAATGGGTAAAAAACAGCTTATCCTCCATACATTCAGCCTGCTCGCTGGATTCATGGTATGGACACTGCTGGCGCCGCTATTCCCCGAAATTGTAAAGGATATACCGGAAGCTGCAGAACAGCAGGCGCTCATCGTTGCGCTGCCGGTAATACTTGGCTCCGTATTGCGCATACCTTTCGGTATATTCGCAAATAAGACAGGCGCGCGCACAGTATTCCTATTCAGTTTCATATTCCTGCTGATTCCCGTATTCTATCTGAGTATTGCAAGCACTGTAACGGATCTTATGATCGCAGCCGTATTCCTAGGTATCGGTGGTGCAACATTCAGTATTGGTGTTACAAGTCTTCCTAAATACTATCCAAAAGAGAAGCATGGTTTCGTAAACGGTGTATATGGAATGGGCAACATCGGTACTGCGGTGACGAGCTTCGGGGCACCTGCATTGGCACTCGCCTTCGGCGGCTGGCAGGCAGCAGTACAGACCTATCTTGTAGTACTTGCACTTTTCGCCATCCTGCAATTTATATTTGGAGACAAGCAGGAGAAGAAGGTGAACCTTCCGCTTGCGAAACAGTTCAAGGAAGTCATCAGGGACTACAAGTTCTACTTCTTCAACCTGTGGTACTTCATCACATTTGGTGCATTCGTCGCGTTCGGCCTCTTCCTGCCGAGCTTCCTTACAAATGAGGAACTGTTTGGTCTGACCACGCTTGATGCAGGTGTCAGGACAGCGGTATTCATCATTATAGCGACACTGCTCAGGCCGGTGGGCGGGATGATCGGCGACAAGTTCAATGCACTGCATGCCCTGATTATCACTTTTGTTGGACTGGCAATTTCCGGGCTGCTTCTGGCCTTCACGTACAACTTCATCTTCCTGTTTACAGTGGGCAGCCTGCTGGCTGCAGTATGTGCAGGAATCGGGAACGGTCTCGTATTCAAATTCGTTCCGACATACTTCTCCAAACAGGCGGGCATCAGCAACGGATTTGTTGCCATGATGGGCGGACTTGGAGGCTTCTTCCCGCCGATAGTCATCGACCAGACGCATAATCTAACAGGGAGCTATGCGCTCGGGTTCATACTCCTGGCCGTATTCTGTATCATCGCCTTGTTTACAATGTTCTACATGAATAGTAATCTTAAGAAAAATGAACTGGCATGA
- a CDS encoding hemerythrin domain-containing protein translates to MVEQEQFQFKVKALRVLENEHRYLKYLMNEWFQLVLKFENDDVKSRLEGLMVIKDLREKLTAFEKPLKRHQAKEEQYFFPMLGAYIGLEQGPILSIEEEHQEIDAYIQHFFHHSMHDMNEMSLDSMNEMVKDVMEAYEVLMVHMVKEESVLFTMADKVLKEVDEEVLLEQVNTLITE, encoded by the coding sequence ATGGTAGAGCAGGAACAGTTTCAATTTAAAGTAAAAGCATTGCGTGTATTGGAGAATGAGCACAGGTACCTGAAATATCTGATGAATGAATGGTTCCAGCTGGTGCTCAAATTTGAAAACGATGATGTCAAAAGCCGCCTCGAAGGACTCATGGTCATAAAGGATCTGAGGGAGAAGCTGACGGCGTTCGAGAAGCCCCTGAAGCGTCATCAGGCAAAGGAGGAGCAGTATTTCTTCCCGATGCTCGGTGCCTACATCGGACTGGAGCAGGGACCGATCCTCTCAATAGAGGAAGAGCATCAGGAGATCGATGCCTATATCCAACACTTCTTCCATCATTCGATGCACGATATGAATGAAATGTCGCTCGACAGCATGAATGAAATGGTAAAGGATGTCATGGAAGCATACGAAGTGCTGATGGTACATATGGTGAAAGAGGAGTCCGTGCTGTTTACGATGGCCGATAAAGTGCTCAAGGAAGTCGACGAAGAAGTGCTTCTGGAGCAGGTGAACACCCTGATTACCGAATAG
- a CDS encoding response regulator, with product MKIVIADDHAVVRTGFSMLINYQPDMEVVGTAADGRQAFEKVKELGPDVLLMDLSMPPGESGLFAASRIHDAFPGIKILILTMYDDEEYITHTFRSGAKGYILKNSPDEELIKAIRKVHDGERYIDPVLMDENMEKLLNDEEFPEKLGEPFSILTKRELEILPLVAKGYGNKDIAEMLFVSVKTVEAHKARIMEKLSLSTRPELVEYAMKKKLIDF from the coding sequence ATGAAAATTGTCATTGCTGATGACCATGCAGTAGTCCGCACAGGCTTCAGCATGCTGATCAACTATCAGCCGGATATGGAAGTGGTCGGCACGGCAGCTGACGGCAGACAGGCTTTCGAAAAGGTGAAGGAACTCGGGCCGGATGTGCTCCTGATGGATCTCAGCATGCCTCCAGGAGAGTCCGGCCTTTTTGCTGCCAGCCGCATCCATGATGCATTTCCTGGTATAAAGATACTTATTCTGACGATGTATGACGATGAGGAATATATTACGCACACATTCAGGAGCGGGGCAAAGGGGTATATTCTTAAGAACTCTCCAGATGAGGAACTGATCAAGGCAATCAGGAAAGTCCACGATGGGGAAAGGTATATCGACCCGGTCCTTATGGATGAGAACATGGAAAAGCTTCTGAATGATGAAGAGTTCCCGGAGAAATTGGGAGAACCCTTCAGCATCCTTACGAAGCGGGAGCTGGAAATCCTACCGCTGGTCGCTAAAGGCTACGGCAATAAGGATATAGCAGAAATGCTGTTCGTTTCAGTCAAGACGGTGGAAGCGCATAAAGCAAGGATCATGGAGAAACTGAGCCTCTCCACACGCCCTGAACTTGTAGAATATGCCATGAAGAAAAAGTTGATAGATTTTTGA
- a CDS encoding sensor histidine kinase, which yields MNNTSLVNLLEAMFHQSKEMILFVNNDGEIVYMNAHAAATLDDTNYDKSQFQHICTHCQGMYAAGGRVECNNCYLHVDEKVTFQVYMRTREGDVVPFIANFQRIDPENDISVFTLNPLSEQLRTQEIEHQKRLTQRIIHAQEGERKRISRDLHDGVTQELLNVLLEMRLFKYIDDRDELNEKMMKSEDSLSRLLDYVRNISVELRPASLDDLGIEAALKTHFKWIEKQYGITVDCTLDIQRKRFNPEVETVLYRIIQEAIFNAAKYAEVDTVNVRLEEMDDGTGPHVHFEIEDSGLGFRTGDTPIGTGLGLFGMSERASSVGGTVSVDSMPGKGTRVFGSIPV from the coding sequence ATGAATAATACAAGCCTGGTCAATTTGCTTGAAGCAATGTTCCACCAGTCAAAAGAAATGATACTGTTCGTCAACAATGATGGAGAAATCGTATATATGAATGCCCATGCCGCAGCCACACTGGATGATACCAACTATGACAAAAGCCAATTTCAGCATATATGCACACATTGCCAGGGCATGTATGCTGCCGGGGGGCGTGTGGAGTGCAACAACTGCTATCTGCATGTCGATGAAAAGGTGACCTTCCAAGTATATATGCGCACGAGGGAGGGCGATGTTGTACCCTTCATCGCCAACTTCCAGCGCATCGACCCGGAAAACGACATCAGTGTGTTCACGCTGAATCCATTGTCCGAGCAGCTCAGGACGCAGGAGATCGAGCACCAGAAGAGGCTGACGCAGCGCATCATCCATGCACAGGAAGGTGAGCGGAAGCGCATATCGAGGGATCTGCATGACGGCGTCACCCAGGAGTTGCTCAATGTGCTTCTGGAGATGCGGCTCTTCAAGTATATCGATGACCGTGATGAACTGAACGAAAAGATGATGAAGTCGGAGGATTCCCTGAGCCGGCTGCTCGATTATGTCAGGAACATCTCCGTAGAACTGCGTCCGGCGAGCCTCGACGACCTGGGTATAGAAGCAGCGCTCAAGACACATTTCAAATGGATCGAAAAGCAGTATGGAATCACTGTGGACTGCACGCTCGACATCCAGCGGAAGCGCTTCAATCCGGAAGTGGAGACGGTGCTCTACCGGATCATCCAGGAAGCGATATTCAATGCTGCCAAATATGCTGAAGTGGATACGGTCAATGTAAGGCTTGAGGAAATGGATGACGGAACAGGCCCACATGTCCATTTCGAAATTGAAGATTCCGGCCTGGGCTTCCGGACCGGGGACACTCCGATTGGTACAGGTCTCGGCCTCTTCGGCATGTCGGAAAGGGCCAGCAGCGTGGGCGGCACTGTCAGCGTCGACAGCATGCCCGGAAAAGGCACCAGAGTCTTCGGTTCCATTCCAGTATAG
- a CDS encoding GAF domain-containing protein, which yields MVEKTESVLMDMKETFNFNIVALTDVKNRRGQYTVKWKYNVGSTNSRWRKIALPTGRGVPGAVMKSGKTMVVQDISETEIAMSLFRYPILRMEHLKSFIAFPIWNDDEEVIGILLMGNRRERAFTDTEYKAIKQYVETTLRQQILKELMVNE from the coding sequence ATGGTAGAGAAAACAGAATCTGTCCTGATGGACATGAAGGAAACATTCAATTTTAATATAGTTGCGCTGACGGATGTGAAGAACAGACGTGGCCAGTATACGGTCAAATGGAAGTATAATGTGGGGAGCACTAATTCCAGGTGGAGGAAAATTGCGCTCCCCACCGGCAGAGGTGTGCCCGGGGCGGTCATGAAGAGCGGCAAGACGATGGTTGTCCAGGATATATCAGAAACGGAGATAGCGATGAGCCTTTTCCGCTATCCCATACTCAGGATGGAGCATCTGAAAAGCTTCATCGCCTTTCCGATATGGAACGACGATGAAGAGGTTATAGGCATTCTGCTGATGGGTAATAGAAGGGAAAGGGCGTTTACCGACACAGAGTATAAAGCAATCAAACAGTATGTAGAAACGACCCTCAGACAACAAATATTGAAAGAGCTGATGGTTAATGAATAA
- the narI gene encoding respiratory nitrate reductase subunit gamma, whose amino-acid sequence MIDQFLWVIFPYLCVAVFVVGHIWRYRIDQFGWTAKSSEFIEKKQLMIGSILFHFSVIPVFFGHLVGLLIPARWLEAIGVTEHLYHIGAVYVGGFFGVVMLLGMIILTFRRITKTSVRRLSSASDITVNFLLLFITFIGVYATLVTNAVVTDFDYRASISVWLRGLLIFSPDANLMTDVPLTFKIHVLTGFLIFALWPATRLVHAWSLPFNYLGRSYVVYRRNR is encoded by the coding sequence ATGATTGACCAATTTCTATGGGTGATTTTCCCATACCTGTGTGTCGCGGTTTTCGTAGTCGGACACATCTGGCGGTATAGGATTGACCAATTTGGGTGGACCGCCAAATCGAGCGAGTTCATCGAGAAGAAGCAGCTCATGATCGGGAGCATCCTGTTCCACTTTTCAGTCATTCCTGTCTTCTTCGGCCACCTGGTCGGGCTGCTTATTCCTGCGCGTTGGCTGGAAGCAATCGGTGTGACTGAACACCTCTACCATATCGGGGCTGTATATGTCGGTGGGTTCTTCGGTGTCGTCATGCTCCTCGGCATGATCATCCTCACCTTCCGCCGCATCACGAAGACATCGGTACGGAGGTTGAGTTCAGCATCGGATATCACAGTCAACTTTCTGTTGCTGTTCATCACTTTCATCGGCGTGTATGCAACGCTCGTAACAAATGCGGTGGTGACCGATTTCGACTATCGGGCCTCGATTTCTGTCTGGCTCCGGGGACTGCTGATCTTTTCACCTGATGCAAATCTGATGACGGATGTACCATTGACCTTTAAAATACATGTATTAACCGGATTCCTGATTTTTGCACTATGGCCTGCAACACGTCTTGTTCACGCATGGAGCCTGCCTTTCAACTATCTGGGCAGAAGCTATGTCGTCTACCGTAGGAACAGATAG
- the narJ gene encoding nitrate reductase molybdenum cofactor assembly chaperone yields the protein MINLEKLYEYKESFGFFANQLTYPEKLDFHPREFEGAFWESHPAYPYVQQYWEDMHEIGLDDIQQVYTQTFDFDKHTNLYMTYFKFEDQKERGQMLAKLKVLYEMFGLKMPDNELSDYLPLMLEFLYAADWRGDDRAKESMALLIMVLEDGTYHIIQALEKNKSPYFNLIKGLRETFKACVEVSEKEGVEND from the coding sequence GTGATTAATCTCGAAAAATTATATGAATACAAAGAATCATTCGGCTTTTTTGCCAACCAGCTCACATATCCTGAAAAGCTGGATTTTCACCCAAGGGAATTCGAGGGGGCTTTCTGGGAAAGCCACCCCGCCTACCCTTATGTTCAGCAATATTGGGAGGATATGCATGAAATAGGACTGGATGACATCCAGCAGGTCTATACTCAGACATTCGATTTCGACAAGCATACGAATCTCTATATGACGTATTTCAAATTCGAAGACCAGAAAGAGCGCGGGCAGATGCTCGCGAAGCTTAAGGTACTTTATGAAATGTTCGGCTTGAAGATGCCGGACAATGAACTGAGCGACTACCTGCCTTTGATGCTCGAATTCCTCTACGCCGCAGACTGGCGTGGGGATGACCGGGCGAAGGAGAGCATGGCACTGCTCATCATGGTGCTTGAAGACGGCACCTACCATATCATCCAGGCGCTTGAAAAGAATAAAAGCCCATATTTCAATCTGATCAAAGGATTGAGGGAAACGTTCAAAGCATGTGTGGAAGTGTCGGAGAAAGAGGGCGTGGAAAATGATTGA
- the narH gene encoding nitrate reductase subunit beta — translation MKIKAQVAMVMNLDKCIGCHTCSVTCKSTWTNRPGAEYMWFNNVETKPGIGYPKRWEDQEHYKGGWKLKNGRLELKSGTKLSKIALGKIFYNPDMPEMKEYYEPWTYNYHDLITKEEGEHSPVAKAHSVVSGEKMDLEWGPNWEDDLAGGHITGPKDPNIEKIEEEIKFNFEQTFMMYLPRLCEHCLNPSCVASCPSGAMYKRDEDGIVLVDQEACRGWRYCMTGCPYKKVYFNWKTNKAEKCTFCYPRVEAGLPTVCSETCTGRMRYLGVMLYDADRVLEAASVEDEQALYEAQLDLFLDPNDPEVIEQAERDGISADWIEAAQSSPVYKLAVEYKLAFPLHPEYRTMPMVWYCPPLSPIMNYFEGKDSIKNPDAIFPAIEEMRIPLQYLANMLTAGDVEPVKGALQKMAMMRQYMRAISSGKDFDETRLERVGMNANVTKSLYRLLAIAKYEDRFVIPSSHREQYADPYRSQGSSGFGFGGSDCDGCGPSLAQASVAKSGKEVYEENFYGGIWRD, via the coding sequence TTGAAGATTAAAGCGCAAGTAGCAATGGTGATGAATCTGGACAAGTGCATTGGATGTCATACGTGCAGTGTAACGTGCAAAAGTACATGGACGAACCGACCGGGTGCAGAATACATGTGGTTCAATAACGTAGAAACGAAACCGGGGATCGGTTACCCGAAACGATGGGAAGACCAGGAACATTATAAAGGCGGCTGGAAACTCAAGAACGGCCGTCTGGAACTCAAAAGCGGCACGAAACTTTCAAAGATTGCGCTCGGGAAGATCTTCTACAACCCGGATATGCCTGAAATGAAAGAATACTATGAGCCGTGGACGTACAATTACCACGATCTCATCACTAAAGAAGAGGGTGAACACAGCCCTGTAGCGAAGGCCCACTCGGTCGTTTCCGGAGAAAAGATGGACCTCGAATGGGGACCGAACTGGGAGGATGACCTTGCCGGCGGCCACATTACAGGACCAAAGGACCCGAACATCGAAAAGATCGAAGAGGAAATCAAATTCAACTTCGAGCAGACATTCATGATGTACCTGCCACGACTGTGTGAACACTGCCTGAACCCGAGCTGTGTGGCAAGCTGCCCTTCAGGTGCTATGTACAAGCGTGATGAGGACGGCATCGTACTCGTCGACCAGGAAGCCTGCCGCGGCTGGCGCTACTGCATGACCGGCTGCCCATACAAGAAGGTGTACTTCAACTGGAAGACGAACAAAGCTGAAAAATGTACATTCTGCTATCCGCGTGTAGAAGCGGGGCTGCCGACTGTATGTTCAGAAACTTGTACAGGCAGAATGCGCTACCTCGGCGTCATGCTCTATGATGCAGACCGCGTACTCGAAGCGGCGTCCGTTGAAGATGAGCAGGCATTGTATGAAGCGCAGCTTGACCTCTTCCTCGATCCGAATGACCCTGAAGTGATCGAGCAGGCGGAACGCGACGGCATCTCAGCAGACTGGATCGAAGCAGCCCAAAGTTCACCGGTATACAAACTGGCGGTGGAATACAAGCTTGCATTCCCGCTCCACCCTGAGTACCGCACGATGCCGATGGTATGGTACTGCCCGCCGCTCAGTCCGATCATGAACTACTTCGAGGGCAAGGACTCCATCAAGAATCCGGATGCAATCTTCCCGGCAATCGAAGAAATGCGGATTCCACTGCAGTACCTGGCGAACATGCTGACTGCCGGCGATGTGGAACCGGTTAAAGGAGCGCTCCAGAAGATGGCGATGATGAGACAGTACATGAGGGCCATCTCAAGCGGCAAGGACTTTGATGAAACAAGATTGGAACGTGTCGGCATGAATGCCAATGTAACAAAATCTCTGTATCGCCTATTGGCGATCGCCAAGTACGAAGACCGCTTCGTCATACCGAGTTCCCACAGGGAGCAGTATGCAGACCCATACCGTTCACAGGGCAGCAGCGGCTTCGGTTTCGGCGGATCGGACTGTGACGGATGTGGACCATCCCTCGCTCAGGCGTCAGTAGCGAAATCTGGTAAGGAAGTCTATGAAGAGAACTTCTACGGGGGAATATGGCGTGATTAA